In Psychrobacter ciconiae, the following are encoded in one genomic region:
- the nusG gene encoding transcription termination/antitermination protein NusG — MRWYIVQAFSGYEKQVQRSLIERIKRSDFADLFGDVLVPTEEVIEMKDGKKRKSERKFFPGYVLIQMEMNDDTWHIVNECPRIMGFIGGTPETPAPITQNEADRILNRLNQSQSSPRPKTLFEPGEELLVIDGPFTDFKGLVEKVDYEKSKLQLTVNVFNRPTQVELEFSKVEKLS; from the coding sequence ATGCGTTGGTATATTGTCCAAGCATTTTCAGGATATGAAAAACAAGTGCAGCGCTCACTGATCGAGCGTATTAAGCGCAGCGATTTTGCAGATTTATTTGGTGATGTTTTGGTACCTACCGAAGAAGTCATCGAAATGAAAGACGGCAAAAAACGTAAAAGTGAGCGTAAGTTTTTTCCAGGATATGTGTTAATCCAAATGGAAATGAATGATGACACTTGGCACATTGTTAATGAATGTCCAAGAATCATGGGCTTTATTGGTGGCACTCCTGAAACCCCAGCCCCGATCACTCAAAATGAAGCCGATCGCATTTTAAATCGCTTAAACCAATCACAATCAAGCCCCAGACCGAAGACATTATTTGAGCCGGGTGAAGAGCTGCTCGTGATTGATGGTCCGTTTACTGACTTTAAAGGTTTGGTTGAAAAAGTAGATTATGAAAAATCTAAGCTTCAGCTGACCGTGAATGTATTTAATAGACCTACTCAGGTCGAACTTGAATTTAGTAAAGTCGAAAAACTGAGCTAA
- the rplJ gene encoding 50S ribosomal protein L10: protein MALTLEQKQQVVAEVSEVAANAYSAVAAEYHGIGVAKLTKLREQAREKGVVLKVVKNTLAKRAFEGTKFECMSDGLTGPLLLAFSMEDLGSAARVVYDFSKENPALETKLISVGGEVFGPQELERVSKLPTRDEALAILMATMKAPVTKLARTMKEVPGKFVRTVAAVKDAKEAA from the coding sequence ATGGCATTAACGCTAGAACAAAAACAACAAGTTGTGGCTGAAGTGTCTGAAGTTGCTGCTAATGCTTACTCAGCAGTTGCTGCCGAATATCATGGTATTGGTGTTGCGAAACTTACTAAGCTTCGCGAACAAGCCCGTGAAAAAGGTGTCGTTTTAAAAGTGGTGAAAAACACCCTTGCGAAACGCGCTTTTGAAGGCACGAAGTTTGAGTGTATGTCAGACGGTCTGACTGGGCCATTACTTTTGGCATTCTCAATGGAAGATTTGGGATCTGCTGCTCGGGTCGTTTACGACTTTAGCAAAGAAAACCCAGCCCTTGAGACCAAATTAATCTCAGTTGGCGGTGAAGTCTTTGGTCCACAAGAGCTTGAGCGCGTATCGAAGTTACCAACTCGCGACGAAGCTTTAGCAATTTTGATGGCAACCATGAAAGCACCAGTGACCAAGCTTGCTCGCACTATGAAAGAAGTTCCTGGCAAGTTTGTTCGTACTGTAGCAGCAGTCAAAGATGCAAAAGAAGCAGCTTAA
- the tuf gene encoding elongation factor Tu, which yields MAKAKFERNKPHVNVGTIGHVDHGKTTLTAAIATVAAKSSGGEAKDYAAIDSAPEEKARGITINTSHIEYDTPERHYAHVDCPGHADYVKNMITGAAQMDGAILVVSATDGPMPQTREHILLSRQVGVPYIIVFMNKCDMVDDEELLELVEMEVRELLNDYDFPGDDTPIIKGSALEALNGKDGKYGESAVQELLNTLDTYIPEPERDIDKPFLMPIEDVFSISGRGTVVTGRVESGIVKVGDEIEIVGIRDTQKTTCTGVEMFRKLLDEGRAGENCGVLLRGTKREDVQRGQVLAKPGSITPHTKFDAEVYVLSKEEGGRHTPFLNGYRPQFYFRTTDVTGAIQLQDGTEMVMPGDNVEMGVELIHPIAMDKGLRFAIREGGRTVGAGVVANVKN from the coding sequence ATGGCAAAGGCCAAGTTTGAACGCAACAAGCCTCACGTCAACGTCGGCACCATCGGACACGTTGACCATGGCAAAACCACATTGACTGCTGCAATTGCAACCGTTGCTGCAAAATCATCAGGCGGCGAAGCCAAAGACTACGCGGCAATCGACAGCGCCCCTGAAGAAAAAGCGCGTGGCATCACGATTAACACCAGCCACATTGAGTATGACACGCCAGAGCGTCACTATGCTCACGTTGACTGCCCAGGTCACGCCGACTATGTTAAAAACATGATCACAGGTGCTGCTCAAATGGACGGCGCAATTCTTGTGGTATCTGCCACTGATGGTCCAATGCCACAAACTCGCGAGCACATCCTATTGTCTCGTCAGGTTGGCGTACCATACATCATCGTCTTCATGAACAAATGCGACATGGTTGACGACGAAGAATTGCTTGAGCTGGTTGAAATGGAAGTTCGCGAACTTCTTAACGACTACGACTTCCCAGGCGACGACACCCCGATCATCAAAGGTTCAGCGCTTGAAGCCCTAAACGGCAAAGATGGCAAATACGGTGAATCAGCCGTTCAAGAACTATTGAACACGCTTGACACCTACATCCCAGAGCCTGAGCGTGACATCGACAAGCCATTCTTGATGCCGATTGAAGACGTATTCTCAATCTCAGGTCGCGGTACCGTTGTGACCGGTCGTGTTGAATCTGGCATCGTAAAAGTTGGCGACGAAATTGAAATCGTTGGTATCCGTGACACTCAAAAAACTACCTGTACTGGTGTTGAGATGTTCCGTAAGCTTCTTGACGAAGGTCGCGCTGGTGAAAACTGTGGCGTTCTACTTCGTGGTACCAAGCGTGAAGACGTTCAACGTGGTCAAGTTCTTGCTAAGCCTGGCTCAATCACTCCGCACACCAAGTTTGACGCTGAAGTTTACGTATTGTCAAAAGAAGAAGGTGGTCGTCACACCCCATTCTTGAATGGCTACCGTCCACAGTTCTACTTCCGTACCACGGACGTGACTGGTGCTATCCAATTGCAAGACGGCACTGAAATGGTTATGCCAGGCGATAACGTTGAGATGGGCGTAGAGCTTATCCACCCAATCGCCATGGACAAAGGTCTTCGCTTTGCGATCCGTGAAGGCGGTCGTACCGTAGGCGCCGGCGTTGTTGCTAACGTGAAAAACTAA
- the fusA gene encoding elongation factor G, whose amino-acid sequence MARTTPLKRYRNIGISAHIDAGKTTTTERVLFYTGVSHKLGETHDGAATMDFMEQEQERGITIASAATTCFWSGMAKQFDEHRINIIDTPGHVDFTIEVERSMRVLDGACMVYCAVGGVQPQSETVWRQANKYKVPRLAFVNKMDRVGADFYRVAEQIKTRLGGKPVPLVIPIGKEDDFEGVVDLITMKAIYWDEASQGMKFEEREIPAELQEKAEEYREMLVETAAEASEELMEEYLENGELSLEQIHTAIRKLTIDNEIIPLLCGTAFKNKGVQKMLDAVIQYLPAPMDVPAIKGILNDKDETEGFREASDEAPFAALAFKIMNDKFVGNLTFVRVYSGVLKQGSSVYNPVKMKRERVGRIVQMMADAQQELQEIRTGDIAALVGMKDVTTGDTLCDEQNIITLERMEFPDPVISLAVEPKTKADQERMSIALGRLAKEDPSFRVHTDEESGQTIISGMGELHLEILVDRMKREFNVEANIGAPQVAYRETIRKVVEQEGKFVRQTGGRGKFGHVWLRLEPLDPAGDVEYEFAEEVVGGVVPKEYHGAVDKGIQERMKNGVLAGYPVVGVKATLYDGSYHDVDSDELSFKMAGSIAFRKGFMNADPALLEPIMKVEVETPEDYMGDIMGDLNRRRGMVQGMEDLPGGTKQIRAEVPLSEMFGYATQMRSMSQGRATYSMEFQKYAEIPKSVSEGIISKFNSKDDDE is encoded by the coding sequence ATGGCTCGTACAACTCCCCTAAAGCGCTATCGCAATATTGGTATCTCAGCGCACATTGATGCTGGTAAAACGACCACCACTGAGCGTGTTTTATTCTATACTGGCGTTAGCCACAAGCTTGGCGAAACCCATGATGGCGCAGCTACCATGGACTTCATGGAGCAAGAGCAAGAGCGTGGTATTACCATTGCTTCTGCCGCGACAACTTGTTTTTGGTCAGGAATGGCCAAGCAGTTTGACGAACACCGTATCAACATCATTGACACCCCAGGTCACGTTGACTTCACTATCGAAGTTGAGCGTTCAATGCGTGTTCTTGATGGCGCGTGCATGGTTTATTGCGCGGTAGGTGGTGTTCAGCCACAGTCTGAAACCGTTTGGCGTCAGGCGAATAAATACAAAGTGCCACGTTTGGCGTTTGTGAACAAAATGGACCGCGTTGGCGCTGACTTTTACCGTGTTGCTGAGCAAATCAAAACGCGTCTTGGCGGCAAACCTGTACCTTTAGTTATTCCTATTGGTAAAGAAGATGACTTTGAAGGTGTGGTTGACTTGATCACCATGAAAGCCATCTATTGGGATGAAGCCTCTCAAGGTATGAAGTTTGAAGAGCGCGAGATTCCTGCTGAATTGCAAGAAAAAGCTGAAGAATACCGCGAAATGCTTGTTGAAACCGCGGCTGAAGCTTCAGAAGAGTTGATGGAAGAATACTTAGAAAACGGCGAGCTGTCGTTAGAGCAGATCCATACTGCTATTCGTAAGTTGACTATCGATAACGAAATCATTCCATTGCTTTGTGGAACAGCCTTTAAAAACAAAGGCGTTCAAAAAATGCTAGATGCGGTTATTCAGTATCTACCAGCGCCAATGGATGTTCCAGCTATCAAAGGTATTCTTAACGATAAAGACGAAACTGAAGGTTTCCGTGAAGCGTCGGATGAAGCCCCTTTTGCAGCCCTAGCATTTAAAATCATGAACGACAAGTTCGTTGGTAACTTAACCTTCGTTCGCGTCTATTCAGGCGTTCTAAAGCAAGGCAGCAGCGTTTATAACCCTGTAAAAATGAAGCGTGAGCGTGTTGGTCGTATCGTTCAGATGATGGCAGATGCTCAGCAAGAGTTACAAGAAATTCGTACGGGCGATATCGCAGCATTGGTTGGCATGAAAGACGTCACTACAGGTGATACCTTATGTGATGAGCAAAATATTATCACGCTTGAGCGTATGGAATTCCCTGATCCGGTTATCAGCTTAGCGGTTGAACCTAAAACCAAAGCGGACCAAGAAAGAATGTCGATCGCTTTGGGTCGCTTAGCCAAAGAGGATCCATCATTCCGCGTTCACACTGATGAAGAATCAGGTCAGACCATTATTAGTGGTATGGGTGAATTGCACCTTGAAATCTTAGTTGACCGTATGAAGCGTGAGTTCAACGTTGAAGCGAACATTGGTGCGCCTCAGGTAGCTTACCGTGAAACCATTCGTAAAGTGGTTGAGCAAGAAGGTAAATTCGTTCGTCAAACTGGTGGTCGTGGTAAATTTGGTCATGTTTGGTTACGTCTTGAGCCACTTGATCCAGCAGGCGATGTCGAGTATGAATTCGCTGAAGAAGTCGTTGGTGGTGTGGTTCCAAAAGAATACCACGGCGCCGTTGACAAAGGTATCCAAGAGCGCATGAAAAATGGTGTTCTAGCTGGCTACCCAGTCGTTGGCGTAAAAGCGACTCTTTATGATGGTTCATACCACGACGTTGACTCGGATGAATTGTCATTTAAAATGGCAGGATCTATCGCCTTTAGAAAAGGCTTCATGAACGCTGACCCTGCACTTCTTGAGCCGATCATGAAAGTTGAAGTTGAAACCCCAGAAGACTACATGGGCGATATTATGGGTGACTTAAACCGTCGCCGTGGTATGGTTCAAGGTATGGAAGATCTTCCTGGCGGAACGAAGCAAATCCGTGCTGAAGTGCCACTTTCTGAAATGTTTGGTTACGCAACCCAGATGCGCTCAATGTCGCAGGGTCGTGCAACTTACTCAATGGAATTCCAAAAGTACGCGGAGATTCCAAAGTCAGTTTCAGAAGGCATCATCTCTAAATTTAACTCAAAAGATGATGATGAGTAA
- the rplL gene encoding 50S ribosomal protein L7/L12 produces the protein MALSKDDVLNAIAEMSVMDIVELISAMEEKFGVTAAAAVAAAPAAAEGGAAAEEKDEFDVILAGFGDKKVGVIKAVREATGLGLKEAKDLVESAPAPIKEGASKAEAEELKKKLEEAGATVELK, from the coding sequence ATGGCACTATCTAAAGATGATGTGTTAAACGCAATCGCTGAAATGTCAGTAATGGATATCGTTGAATTAATCAGCGCTATGGAAGAAAAGTTTGGCGTAACTGCTGCTGCTGCTGTAGCTGCTGCTCCTGCTGCTGCTGAAGGCGGTGCTGCTGCTGAAGAAAAAGACGAGTTTGACGTTATCCTAGCTGGTTTTGGCGACAAGAAAGTTGGCGTAATTAAAGCCGTTCGTGAAGCTACTGGTCTTGGCTTAAAAGAAGCTAAAGACTTAGTTGAAAGCGCTCCAGCTCCTATCAAAGAAGGCGCTTCTAAAGCCGAAGCTGAAGAATTGAAGAAAAAGCTTGAAGAAGCAGGCGCAACTGTTGAGCTAAAATAA
- the rplA gene encoding 50S ribosomal protein L1 produces the protein MSKLTKRQKEIQSRIDNEKLYTLEEAVQLLNDLPPAKFKESIDIAVNLGVDPRKSDQVVRGATNLPAGTGKTKRVAVFAQGAAAEAAKEAGADIVGFEDLAEQIKAGNMDFDVVIAAPDAMRIVGQLGTILGPRGLMPNPKVGTVTPNVAEAVANTKAGQAQYRVDKAGIIHTTIGQIGFSADQVEQNAQALLSDLKRAKPATSKGVYIKKITLSSTMGPGLSIDPVPYRVAK, from the coding sequence ATGAGTAAGCTTACCAAACGTCAAAAAGAAATCCAAAGCCGAATCGACAACGAAAAGCTTTACACGCTTGAAGAAGCTGTTCAGTTACTTAACGATTTGCCACCAGCAAAGTTTAAAGAGTCAATCGACATCGCGGTAAACTTGGGTGTTGATCCACGTAAATCAGACCAAGTGGTTCGCGGTGCAACCAACCTTCCTGCAGGAACAGGCAAAACTAAGCGTGTTGCTGTATTTGCTCAAGGTGCTGCTGCTGAAGCTGCCAAAGAAGCGGGTGCTGATATTGTTGGGTTTGAAGACTTAGCTGAACAAATCAAAGCCGGCAACATGGACTTTGATGTGGTGATTGCAGCGCCTGATGCTATGCGAATTGTTGGTCAGTTGGGAACTATCTTAGGACCTCGTGGTCTGATGCCAAACCCAAAAGTTGGTACAGTTACGCCAAACGTTGCTGAAGCTGTTGCTAACACTAAAGCCGGTCAGGCTCAATACCGTGTTGATAAAGCTGGTATTATCCACACAACCATCGGTCAAATTGGTTTTAGCGCTGACCAAGTTGAGCAAAATGCCCAAGCATTACTTAGTGATTTAAAACGTGCAAAGCCTGCTACCTCAAAAGGCGTTTACATCAAAAAAATCACATTGTCGAGCACTATGGGACCAGGACTTAGCATTGATCCTGTGCCATACCGCGTCGCAAAATAA
- the rplK gene encoding 50S ribosomal protein L11 — MAKKIDGYIKLQVPAGKANPSPPIGPALGQKGVNIMAFCKEFNAATSGQEPGLPIPTEITVYSDKSFTFIMKSPPAAYLLRKAAGIAKGSGAPNTSKVGSVNREQLEEIVKTKDADLTAADLDAAVRTIAGTARSMGITVEGV, encoded by the coding sequence ATGGCAAAGAAGATTGATGGTTACATCAAACTACAAGTGCCTGCGGGCAAAGCAAACCCTTCACCACCAATTGGTCCTGCATTAGGTCAAAAAGGCGTAAATATCATGGCGTTCTGTAAAGAATTCAACGCCGCAACGTCAGGTCAAGAGCCAGGGCTTCCTATTCCAACGGAAATTACCGTTTATAGTGATAAGTCATTCACTTTCATTATGAAATCACCACCAGCAGCTTACTTATTGCGTAAAGCCGCTGGTATTGCTAAAGGCTCAGGCGCGCCAAACACTTCAAAAGTTGGTAGCGTAAATCGTGAGCAGTTAGAAGAAATCGTCAAAACCAAAGACGCTGATTTGACTGCAGCTGACCTTGACGCAGCGGTTCGTACCATTGCTGGTACCGCCCGTTCAATGGGAATTACCGTGGAGGGTGTGTAA
- the rpoB gene encoding DNA-directed RNA polymerase subunit beta — MAYSYTEKKRIRKSFAELPAVMDIPYLLSIQVDSYEQFLQEHKKPKARENIGLQAAFSSIFPIESHSGNAELQFVEYYLGTPEFDERECILRGSTFAAPMRVKIRLIIKDKDSKDKDSKAAIKDIREQSVYMGEIPLMTANGTFIINGTERVIVSQLHRSPGVFFDHDKGKSHSSGKVLYNARIIPYRGSWLDFEFDAKDLVFARIDRRRKLLASIILRALGLETAEILDLFFDKVAVYKGEDQFEIDLVADRLRGEMAQFDIVSPEGDVIVEQGKRINARRIRQLEEAGMTKIAVPDEYLYERILADDIIVDDEVIARANTLIDHELLVKISTAGIKEFGILFTNDIDQGTYIADTLRADTTSSREEALIEIYKVMRPGEPPTVDTAEKLFESMFFNADRYDLSNVGRMKFNRRLGLEFENTDDPDVQRARSVLTNDDIVNVLKELIEIRNGRGEVDDIDHLGNRRIRSVGEMAENQFRVGLVRVERAVKERLSSAESDNLSPQDLINSKPVAAAIKEFFGSSQLSQFMDQNNPLSEITHKRRVSALGPGGLTRERAGFEVRDVHDTHYGRVCPIETPEGPNIGLINSLAVFAKTNSFGFLETPYRRVVDGKVTDDIEYLSAIEEVGTIIAQADSPMNDNGELSDEMVSVRSYGEFVRMPADKVTHMDVSPSQVVSVAASLIPFLEHDDANRALMGSNMQRQAVPTLRADKPLVGTGMERHVARDSGVCVIAKRGGVIEDVDASRIVVRVNEDEMMAGEAGIDIYNLIKYTRSNQNTCINQRIIVNQGDSIASGDILADGPSTDLGELALGQNIRIAFMPWNGYNFEDSILLSEKVVKEDRFTTIHIQELTCVARDTKLGTEEITADIPNVGEAALSNLDEAGIVYIGAEVDAGDILVGKVTPKGETQLTPEEKLLRAIFGEKAADVKDTSLRVPTSSKGTVIDVQVFTRDGVEKDARARAIEKSQLDSYRKDLKEELRIFEEAARGRISNLLNGQKVSGGAGLKAGTVMTQEAMKDMSLETLLDIQPVEEEISERLVQIADFLVDKQKDIDSKFAEKKRKLTAGDDLAHGVQKIVKVYLAVKRRIQPGDKMAGRHGNKGVVSRIMPVEDMPYDEHGNTVDIVLNPLGVPSRMNIGQVLETHLGMAAKGLGEKIDGMLKAQAAVGELREFLDKIYNQVGGERADLDSLSDDDIIALAGNLREGVPMGTAVFDGAHEHQVKDLLELAGLSRDGQQVLYDGRTGQKFDRKVTVGYMYMLKLNHLVDDKMHARSTGSYSLVTQQPLGGKAQFGGQRFGEMEVWALEAYGATYTLQEMLTVKSDDVEGRTRMYKNIVDGEQYMDPGMPESFNVLTKEIKSLGINIELKESN; from the coding sequence ATGGCATATTCCTATACTGAAAAAAAGCGTATTCGCAAAAGTTTTGCTGAATTGCCCGCTGTGATGGACATTCCCTATTTATTGTCTATTCAGGTAGATTCTTACGAGCAGTTTTTGCAAGAGCATAAAAAGCCAAAGGCTCGTGAGAATATCGGTTTGCAAGCGGCGTTTTCATCAATTTTCCCGATTGAAAGCCACTCAGGAAATGCTGAGCTGCAATTTGTTGAGTACTATTTAGGAACGCCTGAGTTTGATGAGCGCGAGTGTATTCTTCGCGGCTCAACGTTTGCAGCTCCCATGCGCGTTAAAATTCGGCTTATCATTAAAGATAAAGACAGCAAAGATAAAGACAGTAAAGCGGCGATTAAAGATATCCGTGAGCAAAGCGTTTATATGGGCGAAATTCCGCTTATGACGGCTAACGGTACGTTTATTATTAACGGTACAGAGCGGGTCATCGTTTCGCAATTGCACCGCTCGCCTGGGGTGTTTTTTGACCATGATAAAGGCAAGTCGCATTCAAGTGGTAAGGTGCTTTATAACGCGCGTATTATTCCATATCGTGGATCATGGCTTGATTTTGAATTTGATGCCAAAGATTTGGTGTTTGCGCGGATTGACCGCCGCCGTAAATTGCTTGCGTCTATTATTTTGCGCGCCCTTGGGTTAGAAACGGCTGAAATCTTAGACTTGTTCTTTGATAAAGTCGCCGTTTATAAGGGTGAAGACCAGTTTGAAATTGACTTGGTTGCTGATCGCCTTCGCGGTGAGATGGCGCAGTTTGATATCGTATCGCCTGAAGGTGATGTGATTGTTGAGCAAGGCAAACGCATTAATGCTCGCCGAATCCGTCAGCTTGAAGAAGCAGGAATGACTAAGATTGCTGTTCCTGATGAGTATCTTTATGAGCGTATCTTAGCTGATGATATTATCGTTGATGATGAAGTGATTGCTCGCGCGAATACTTTGATTGATCATGAGTTGTTGGTAAAAATTAGCACGGCTGGCATTAAAGAATTTGGTATTTTATTTACCAATGATATCGACCAAGGGACTTATATTGCCGATACCCTTCGTGCGGATACCACCTCAAGCCGTGAAGAGGCGTTGATTGAAATCTATAAAGTCATGCGCCCAGGTGAGCCGCCAACGGTTGACACCGCTGAAAAGCTGTTTGAAAGCATGTTCTTTAACGCCGATCGCTACGATTTATCAAACGTTGGTCGGATGAAGTTTAACCGCCGCTTAGGTCTTGAGTTTGAAAATACTGATGATCCTGATGTTCAGCGCGCTCGCAGTGTTTTGACCAATGATGACATTGTTAATGTTTTAAAAGAGCTGATTGAAATCCGCAACGGTCGCGGTGAAGTGGACGATATTGACCATTTAGGAAACCGCCGAATTCGTTCGGTTGGCGAGATGGCTGAAAACCAGTTCCGCGTCGGTCTTGTTCGGGTTGAGCGTGCGGTAAAAGAGCGTTTAAGTTCAGCAGAGTCTGACAACTTATCGCCACAGGATTTGATTAATTCAAAGCCAGTTGCTGCTGCCATCAAAGAGTTCTTTGGCTCAAGCCAATTGTCGCAGTTTATGGACCAAAATAATCCATTGTCCGAGATTACGCATAAGCGCCGTGTTTCAGCATTAGGCCCAGGCGGTTTGACTCGTGAGCGTGCAGGGTTTGAAGTTCGCGACGTTCATGATACTCATTATGGTCGTGTTTGTCCTATTGAAACGCCAGAAGGTCCAAACATTGGCTTGATTAACTCCTTAGCGGTGTTTGCAAAAACCAACAGCTTTGGCTTTTTAGAAACCCCTTATCGCCGCGTGGTTGATGGTAAAGTGACCGATGACATCGAGTACTTATCCGCCATTGAAGAGGTGGGCACCATTATCGCTCAGGCGGACTCGCCGATGAACGACAATGGTGAGTTAAGCGATGAGATGGTCAGTGTTCGTAGCTATGGTGAGTTTGTTCGGATGCCGGCTGATAAAGTGACCCATATGGATGTGTCACCAAGTCAGGTTGTCTCAGTTGCTGCAAGCTTGATTCCGTTTCTTGAGCATGATGATGCCAACCGTGCGCTTATGGGATCGAACATGCAGCGCCAAGCGGTGCCAACGCTTCGTGCTGACAAGCCTTTGGTCGGAACGGGAATGGAGCGTCATGTGGCGCGCGACTCAGGCGTTTGTGTGATTGCTAAACGTGGTGGCGTCATTGAAGATGTTGATGCTTCGCGTATCGTCGTTCGCGTTAACGAAGATGAGATGATGGCAGGCGAAGCTGGTATTGATATTTATAACCTTATCAAATATACCCGCTCGAACCAAAATACTTGTATTAACCAGCGCATTATCGTTAACCAAGGTGACAGTATTGCCTCAGGCGATATTTTAGCTGACGGACCTTCAACCGATTTGGGCGAATTGGCATTGGGTCAAAATATCCGCATCGCGTTTATGCCTTGGAATGGTTACAACTTTGAAGACTCAATCTTATTGTCTGAAAAAGTGGTTAAAGAAGACCGTTTTACCACCATTCACATTCAAGAATTGACTTGTGTGGCGCGTGATACCAAGCTTGGAACGGAAGAAATCACTGCCGATATTCCAAACGTAGGTGAGGCGGCGCTTTCAAACTTGGATGAAGCGGGTATCGTTTATATCGGTGCTGAAGTTGATGCCGGTGACATTTTGGTCGGTAAAGTGACCCCAAAAGGCGAGACGCAACTAACCCCAGAAGAAAAGCTACTTCGGGCGATTTTTGGTGAAAAAGCGGCAGATGTAAAAGATACCTCACTTCGCGTTCCAACGTCGAGTAAAGGCACGGTCATTGACGTTCAAGTCTTTACCCGCGATGGCGTTGAAAAAGATGCCCGAGCTCGCGCAATTGAAAAATCACAGCTTGACAGCTACCGTAAAGACTTAAAAGAAGAGCTACGCATCTTTGAAGAAGCGGCTCGTGGCCGGATCAGCAACTTGCTTAACGGTCAAAAAGTCAGCGGCGGCGCAGGACTGAAAGCCGGAACGGTCATGACACAAGAGGCGATGAAAGACATGTCGCTTGAAACGTTGCTTGACATTCAGCCAGTTGAAGAGGAAATCTCTGAGCGTTTGGTTCAAATTGCAGATTTCTTGGTCGATAAGCAAAAAGACATCGACAGCAAATTTGCTGAGAAAAAACGCAAATTGACCGCAGGTGATGATCTTGCACATGGCGTTCAAAAAATCGTTAAGGTTTATTTGGCAGTGAAACGTCGTATCCAGCCAGGTGATAAGATGGCAGGTCGCCATGGTAACAAAGGGGTTGTCTCTCGAATCATGCCGGTCGAAGATATGCCGTATGACGAGCATGGCAACACCGTTGATATCGTCTTGAACCCTCTTGGCGTTCCTTCGCGAATGAACATCGGTCAGGTGCTTGAGACGCATTTGGGAATGGCGGCTAAAGGTCTTGGTGAGAAAATCGATGGCATGCTCAAAGCGCAAGCAGCAGTGGGCGAGCTTCGTGAGTTCTTAGATAAGATTTATAACCAAGTTGGCGGCGAGCGTGCGGATTTAGACAGCTTGTCTGATGATGACATTATTGCATTGGCGGGCAACTTGCGCGAAGGCGTTCCTATGGGAACAGCAGTGTTCGACGGTGCTCATGAACATCAAGTCAAAGATTTGCTTGAGCTTGCAGGATTGTCACGTGATGGTCAGCAAGTGCTTTATGATGGCAGAACCGGTCAAAAATTTGACCGTAAAGTGACCGTCGGCTACATGTACATGCTCAAACTTAACCACTTGGTTGATGACAAAATGCACGCGCGATCGACCGGATCGTACTCACTCGTTACTCAGCAGCCGCTTGGTGGTAAAGCTCAGTTTGGTGGTCAGCGCTTTGGTGAGATGGAGGTTTGGGCGCTTGAAGCTTATGGCGCAACTTACACCTTGCAAGAGATGCTTACCGTTAAATCGGATGATGTTGAAGGTCGAACGCGAATGTACAAAAACATCGTCGATGGCGAGCAGTATATGGACCCTGGAATGCCTGAGTCATTTAACGTATTGACCAAAGAAATCAAATCGCTGGGAATTAATATTGAGTTAAAAGAAAGCAACTAG
- the secE gene encoding preprotein translocase subunit SecE yields MSNKQDNLDAKLSASNRATDGLLSKQKQDMAASSAVEVAKTSSAKDIVLWLVAIALLIGATLVNQYLPGYWQPANNIWTRIGIIGALIIAAIICLALTHQGRAFKILLKDAGVELRRVTWPSKDETFQYTWQVIVVIAIVGFVVWLLDNFFNWFVGIFIG; encoded by the coding sequence ATGAGCAATAAGCAGGATAATCTTGATGCCAAGTTATCTGCGAGCAATAGGGCGACAGATGGACTACTAAGTAAGCAGAAGCAAGATATGGCAGCAAGTTCAGCAGTCGAAGTCGCAAAAACCAGTTCAGCCAAAGACATCGTGCTTTGGCTTGTTGCTATTGCCTTATTAATTGGCGCAACGCTGGTAAACCAGTATCTTCCTGGGTATTGGCAACCTGCAAACAATATTTGGACGCGGATTGGCATTATTGGTGCGCTAATTATTGCCGCCATTATTTGCTTAGCGTTGACCCATCAGGGGCGCGCGTTTAAGATTTTGTTAAAAGATGCGGGAGTCGAGCTTCGCCGTGTTACTTGGCCAAGTAAAGACGAAACCTTTCAGTATACTTGGCAAGTGATTGTGGTTATCGCTATCGTTGGCTTTGTAGTTTGGTTGTTAGACAACTTTTTTAATTGGTTTGTCGGTATCTTTATTGGTTAA